In Euphorbia lathyris chromosome 10, ddEupLath1.1, whole genome shotgun sequence, a single genomic region encodes these proteins:
- the LOC136209851 gene encoding protein ANTHESIS POMOTING FACTOR 1, with protein sequence MIGTQTEREDKVSLELTEETLQSMEVGIVFRDYNGRISSMDFHKTSSYLVTASDDESIRLYDVANATCLKTINSKKYGVDLVCFTSHPTTVIYSSKNGWDESLRLLSLNDNKYLRYFKGHHDRVVSLSLCSRKDCFVSGSLDRTVLLWDQRAEKCQGLLHVQGRPATAYDDQGLVFAIAFGGYIRMFDSRMYEKGPFEIFSVGGDVSDAHVVKFSSDGRLMLLTTMNGHIHVLDSFRGTLLSTYNVKPVSTNSTLEASFSPEGMFVLSGSGDGRVHAWSVRSGKEVTSWMTYETEPHVIKWAPGSLTFATGSSELSFWIPDLSKLSAYVGRK encoded by the exons ATGATTG GCACTCAAACGGAAAGAGAGGATAAAGTATCGTTAGAGCTCACTGAAGAGACTCTACAGAGCATGGAAGTGGGGATAGTTTTCAGAGATTAT AACGGTAGAATCAGTTCCATGGATTTCCACAAGACATCAAGCTATCTAGTAACTGCTAGCGATGATGAATCCATTCGCCTCTATGATGTTGCCAATGCTAC ATGTTTAAAGACCATTAATAGCAAAAAGTATGGGGTTGATCTTGTTTGCTTTACTTCTCATCCTACAACTGTTATCTACTCCTCAAAAAATGGATGGGATG AATCTTTGCGGCTTCTGTCATTAAATGATAACAAATACTTGCGGTACTTTAAAGGTCATCATGACAG ggTGGTCTCTTTAAGCTTGTGCTCTCGCAAAGACTGCTTTGTCTCTGGTTCGCTTGATCGAACTGTTTTGCTTTGGGATCAACGAGCTGAGAAGTGTCAG GGTCTTTTACATGTACAAGGAAGACCAGCTACAGCATATGATGATCAGGGGCTAGTATTTGCAATTGCCTTTGGAGGATATATAAGAATGTTTGACTCTCGAATGTATGAAAAG GGCCCCTTTGAGATCTTTTCTGTTGGGGGAGATGTATCTGATGCGCATGTTGTAAAGTTTAGCAGCGATGGGAGACTTATGCTCCTCACTACTATGAATGGGCATATTCATGTACTAGATTCATTCCGTGGAACACTT TTATCAACATACAATGTGAAACCGGTTTCAACCAACTCAACGTTAGAGGCATCTTTCAGCCCTGAAGGGATGTTTGTCCTATCAG GTTCTGGTGATGGTCGTGTGCATGCTTGGAGTGTAAGGAGTGGCAAAGAA GTTACAAGTTGGATGACTTATGAAACGGAGCCTCATGTAATAAAATGGGCTCCGGGAAGTCTTACATTTGCGACCGGGTCTTCTGAACTATCATTCTGGATTCCAGACCTGTCTAAATTATCAGCTTATGTTGGAAGAAAGTAG